One part of the Sphingopyxis sp. PAMC25046 genome encodes these proteins:
- a CDS encoding DUF932 domain-containing protein, with product MNSLAPVVDRPVGGAYRVDISRGRNIGRVSSEWFSRPDDERFLSLTDLHEVVRARADRATTRVVDSKAIRVEARSDSPERLSLIVPDEERPVAPTNWAFGQLCSLVGAPASYLRELPAALAGINLQHGLVAHRGEQVKLLQTDDGRTELRAATGPEYGRIWDYELVEAVMKIAGDGVGQTRWKVPGVLDWSNMHYNPYVDVTRDTTTLYASDRDVFIFLVDDTHPIEAGKLPNGDPDLYFRGFYCWNSEVGAKTLGMATFYLRAVCMNRNLWGVENFEEVKIRHSKFAANRFAHEAAPALEHFADSSPMPFLSGIKTARERIVARKDEDRETFMRKRGFSKAETAKIVATVLAEEGRPPETIYDFVQGITAFARTRTNQDSRLEVEGKARKLLESAH from the coding sequence ATGAACAGTCTTGCACCCGTCGTCGACCGCCCAGTCGGCGGCGCCTATCGCGTCGATATCTCCCGCGGCCGCAATATCGGCCGTGTCTCGTCCGAATGGTTCTCGCGTCCCGACGACGAGCGCTTCCTCTCGCTCACCGATCTCCATGAGGTCGTTCGTGCCCGCGCCGACCGCGCAACCACGCGCGTCGTCGACAGCAAGGCGATCCGTGTCGAGGCGCGGAGCGATAGCCCCGAACGTCTCTCGCTAATTGTCCCCGACGAAGAGCGGCCCGTTGCGCCGACGAACTGGGCGTTCGGACAGCTTTGCAGCCTCGTCGGCGCGCCCGCATCCTATCTTCGCGAGCTTCCGGCCGCGCTCGCCGGCATCAATCTTCAGCATGGCCTCGTCGCGCACCGCGGTGAGCAGGTGAAACTGCTGCAGACCGACGACGGGCGGACCGAACTTCGCGCCGCGACCGGTCCCGAATATGGCCGTATCTGGGATTACGAGCTCGTGGAAGCGGTGATGAAGATCGCTGGCGACGGCGTCGGGCAGACGCGGTGGAAGGTCCCCGGCGTGCTCGACTGGTCGAACATGCACTATAACCCCTATGTCGACGTCACGCGCGACACGACAACGCTCTACGCCTCCGACCGCGACGTCTTCATTTTCCTTGTCGACGACACACACCCGATCGAGGCGGGAAAGCTTCCCAATGGCGACCCCGACCTCTATTTTCGCGGCTTCTACTGCTGGAACTCCGAGGTCGGCGCGAAAACGCTCGGCATGGCGACCTTCTATCTCCGCGCCGTTTGCATGAACCGGAACCTCTGGGGCGTCGAGAATTTCGAGGAGGTGAAGATCCGCCACTCGAAATTCGCGGCGAACCGCTTCGCTCATGAAGCGGCGCCCGCGCTCGAGCACTTCGCAGACTCCTCGCCGATGCCATTCCTGAGCGGCATCAAGACCGCGCGCGAGCGCATCGTCGCCCGCAAGGACGAGGACCGCGAGACGTTCATGCGCAAACGCGGTTTCTCGAAGGCCGAGACCGCGAAGATCGTCGCGACGGTGCTCGCTGAGGAGGGCCGCCCGCCGGAGACGATCTATGATTTCGTGCAGGGCATCACGGCCTTCGCGCGGACCAGGACCAACCAAGACAGCCGGCTCGAGGTCGAAGGCAAGGCCCGCAAGCTTCTCGAATCCGCCCACTGA